The following are encoded together in the Streptomyces sp. NBC_00341 genome:
- a CDS encoding DUF3558 family protein produces MHRSAPRLTRILACAAVPVMLVVAGCSSDSDSGKDKASASSASPDATKTEPEVAAAKFAALPDPCKSITAKTVKSLVPAAKDKTGTQGKSSDTAVRGSCSWNGLDDNGVKGSQYRWLDTGFTRFASDQALGSGADRAGDDLTKQIAKVKATEGAKKLVTTPVSGIGEQATLITYDLEKTSEDFRYATVLARTGNVVVTLTYNGAGYAGSKTPSAEKITAGAKMGARDAVASVAGANESPKTSTSPDAPKSSGKPSGKTSGKTTDKASDKASDKAAE; encoded by the coding sequence ATGCACCGATCAGCCCCGCGACTCACCCGCATACTCGCCTGCGCCGCCGTTCCGGTGATGCTCGTCGTCGCCGGCTGCTCGTCGGACTCCGACAGCGGGAAGGACAAGGCCTCCGCCTCGTCCGCCTCGCCGGACGCCACGAAGACGGAACCCGAGGTGGCGGCCGCGAAGTTCGCCGCGCTGCCCGACCCGTGCAAGTCGATCACCGCGAAGACGGTCAAGTCCCTGGTCCCCGCGGCCAAGGACAAGACGGGCACGCAGGGCAAGTCCAGCGACACCGCCGTCCGCGGCAGTTGCTCCTGGAACGGCCTGGACGACAACGGCGTCAAGGGCTCCCAGTACCGCTGGCTCGACACCGGCTTCACCCGCTTCGCCTCCGACCAGGCCCTGGGCAGCGGCGCGGACCGGGCCGGGGACGACCTGACGAAGCAGATCGCCAAGGTCAAGGCGACCGAGGGCGCCAAGAAGCTCGTCACGACTCCCGTCAGCGGGATCGGCGAGCAGGCCACTCTGATCACCTACGACCTCGAAAAGACGAGCGAGGACTTCCGCTACGCGACGGTCCTCGCCCGTACCGGGAACGTCGTCGTGACCCTCACCTACAACGGCGCGGGTTACGCGGGGTCGAAGACCCCCTCGGCCGAGAAGATCACCGCGGGCGCCAAGATGGGCGCGCGCGACGCGGTCGCCTCGGTCGCCGGCGCCAACGAGAGCCCGAAGACGAGCACGTCGCCCGACGCCCCCAAGTCGTCCGGCAAGCCCTCGGGCAAGACATCGGGCAAGACGACGGACAAGGCATCGGACAAGGCGTCGGACAAGGCTGCCGAGTAG
- a CDS encoding DUF2637 domain-containing protein, protein MQLTRTHRILIGLVVAGAVLIAAIGFAGSYAAVRELALEKGFGNFSLVFPIGIDAGICVLLSLDLLLTWLRIPFPLLRQTAWMLTAATIAFNGAAAWPDPLGVGMHAVIPVLFVVSVEAARHAVGRIADITADKHMEGVRLTRWLLSPVPTFRLWRRMKLWELRSYEQVIKLEQDRLIYQARLQARFGRGWRRKAPVESLMPLRLAKYGVPLAETGPAGLAAAGIEPVLLPPAPAAGAFAAVDAARSQQQPELVGAPDQEQYAGPQHQHQDQDHQQPQPRSAFQSGPQAQAQPQSQPPSQSAFQPHSPVLAPAPDSHESPWFAAQSPDGAYEGSYNPTYLDAQEPGPVMIPTGPGRTRPLGNVGTIGGVPGPRAEQQPEPQPVHEAAEAAVAPAADAEQGPEEQKPVAEAAEEWAEEWAQEDAEFSEIAYEVFAAFVTQHSTYPSIEVLDIHLSDGHNVRHPRSAALLRQLIQGFKNRYHAELEADHIA, encoded by the coding sequence ATGCAGCTCACACGCACGCACCGCATACTCATCGGCCTCGTGGTGGCCGGCGCGGTGCTCATCGCGGCGATCGGCTTCGCGGGCTCGTACGCCGCGGTACGCGAACTCGCCCTGGAGAAGGGCTTCGGGAACTTCTCGCTGGTCTTCCCGATCGGCATCGACGCGGGCATCTGCGTCCTGCTCTCGCTGGACCTGCTGCTGACCTGGCTGCGCATCCCGTTCCCGCTGCTGCGCCAGACGGCCTGGATGCTGACCGCCGCGACGATCGCGTTCAACGGCGCGGCGGCGTGGCCGGACCCGCTGGGCGTCGGCATGCACGCCGTGATCCCGGTGCTGTTCGTGGTATCCGTCGAGGCCGCCCGGCACGCCGTGGGCCGGATCGCCGACATCACGGCCGACAAGCACATGGAGGGGGTCCGCCTCACCCGGTGGCTGCTCTCCCCCGTGCCGACGTTTCGGCTGTGGCGGCGGATGAAGCTGTGGGAGCTGCGCTCCTACGAGCAGGTCATCAAGCTCGAACAGGACCGGCTGATCTACCAGGCCCGTCTCCAGGCCCGGTTCGGCCGCGGCTGGCGCCGCAAGGCCCCCGTCGAGTCCCTGATGCCGCTGCGCCTCGCGAAGTACGGCGTCCCGCTGGCCGAGACCGGACCGGCCGGGCTCGCCGCCGCGGGCATCGAGCCGGTGCTGCTGCCGCCGGCCCCCGCCGCCGGTGCTTTCGCCGCCGTCGACGCGGCCCGGTCCCAGCAGCAGCCCGAACTCGTCGGCGCCCCGGACCAGGAGCAGTACGCCGGGCCGCAGCACCAGCACCAGGACCAGGACCACCAGCAGCCTCAGCCCCGGAGCGCCTTCCAGTCCGGGCCGCAGGCTCAGGCTCAACCCCAGTCGCAGCCCCCGTCGCAGAGCGCCTTCCAGCCGCACTCCCCGGTCCTGGCCCCCGCTCCCGACTCGCACGAGAGCCCGTGGTTCGCGGCGCAGTCGCCGGACGGCGCGTACGAGGGTTCGTACAACCCGACGTACCTCGACGCCCAGGAGCCCGGCCCGGTCATGATCCCGACGGGCCCCGGCCGCACCCGCCCGCTGGGCAACGTCGGCACGATCGGCGGCGTGCCCGGCCCGCGCGCCGAGCAGCAGCCGGAGCCGCAGCCGGTCCACGAGGCGGCCGAGGCGGCCGTTGCGCCTGCGGCCGACGCGGAGCAGGGCCCGGAGGAGCAGAAGCCCGTCGCGGAGGCGGCCGAGGAATGGGCCGAGGAGTGGGCGCAGGAGGACGCGGAGTTCAGCGAGATCGCCTACGAGGTCTTCGCCGCCTTCGTGACGCAGCACAGCACGTACCCCAGCATCGAGGTCCTCGACATACACCTGTCGGACGGCCACAACGTGCGGCACCCGCGCAGCGCGGCGCTGCTCCGCCAGCTGATCCAGGGCTTCAAGAACCGCTACCACGCGGAGCTGGAGGCCGACCACATCGCGTGA
- a CDS encoding SMP-30/gluconolactonase/LRE family protein has product MLASAAVLTAIAPIALPAPAMANSSSHTAAAAGRHTGPDVINTRAADVYPEGVAWDPTRRAFLVGSALKGTLSVVRLDGTVTELAPSIGMVSTLGVRVDTARNRILVAYSDFWIRQRLDVGDQPPTSGVAIYALDTGKLQRRIDVAKGLSRTFANDLTFDPRGNIYVTDSVSATLQRIDLAGHVHPVVTDPRFAADIVGLNGITWHPDGYLLALRYDNGAMFRITPNAPAHRKVAEVKLSQPLVGTDGLALRPDGSMVVVTNSIGEAVGAPGGVDAVTVVDSKDGWRSATVRSREEPWPVSGPTTVAVTPYGDYVLSGEVGVVLAGETSDRITLRRVARAGTKHHATGHHSVSRHSTSNRGNHR; this is encoded by the coding sequence GTGCTCGCCTCCGCGGCCGTCCTCACGGCGATCGCGCCGATAGCCCTCCCGGCCCCCGCCATGGCGAATTCGTCCTCCCACACCGCGGCTGCCGCCGGCCGTCACACCGGGCCGGACGTGATCAACACCCGGGCGGCCGACGTCTACCCGGAGGGCGTCGCCTGGGACCCCACCCGCCGCGCCTTCCTGGTCGGCTCCGCCCTGAAGGGCACCCTCTCGGTGGTCCGGCTGGACGGCACCGTCACCGAGCTGGCACCCAGCATCGGCATGGTGTCCACACTCGGGGTCCGGGTGGACACCGCGCGCAACCGCATCCTGGTCGCCTACAGCGACTTCTGGATCCGCCAGCGCCTGGACGTCGGTGACCAGCCGCCCACCTCGGGCGTGGCCATCTACGCCCTGGACACCGGCAAGCTGCAGCGCCGTATCGACGTCGCCAAGGGGCTCTCGCGCACCTTCGCCAACGACCTGACCTTCGACCCCCGGGGCAACATCTACGTCACGGACTCCGTGTCTGCCACGCTCCAGCGGATCGACCTCGCCGGGCACGTCCACCCGGTGGTCACCGACCCCCGCTTCGCCGCGGACATCGTCGGCCTGAACGGGATCACCTGGCACCCGGACGGCTATCTGCTGGCCCTTCGCTACGACAACGGCGCCATGTTCCGGATCACCCCGAACGCCCCGGCCCACCGCAAGGTGGCCGAGGTGAAGCTCTCCCAGCCGCTGGTGGGCACGGACGGACTGGCGCTGCGCCCGGACGGCTCCATGGTCGTGGTGACCAACTCCATCGGTGAGGCCGTCGGCGCGCCGGGCGGCGTGGACGCCGTCACGGTCGTGGACTCGAAGGACGGCTGGCGCAGCGCCACCGTCCGCTCGCGCGAGGAGCCGTGGCCGGTCTCCGGCCCCACGACGGTAGCCGTCACGCCGTACGGCGACTACGTGCTCAGCGGTGAGGTCGGTGTCGTGCTGGCCGGGGAGACCTCGGACCGGATCACGCTGCGCCGCGTTGCCCGCGCCGGCACGAAGCACCACGCCACCGGCCACCACTCCGTGAGCCGTCACTCCACGAGCAACAGGGGGAACCACCGATGA
- a CDS encoding DHA2 family efflux MFS transporter permease subunit: MTAAKRNGVLWALIATSLPMFMVSLDNLVVTNALAEIGKDFEVKQSELQWVMNGYVLAFAGLLLAGAALGDRFGRRRVFLGGIALFTVSSVACAMAGSVVTLVIARVFQGAGAAAILPVSLTLAVGAVSRAQRNLAVGVWGGVNGLGIAAGPLAGGLVTEKISWSWIFWINVPVGLIALPLALWAVKESRGKERSLNVPSMVLVTGSVVSAVWGIVSAADHGWTSTSTIIGLSLTVVLAVAFIVSERSSSQPLIPSHLYRARAFVLSNVVSITMYFGVFGSIFYLTQFLQGPMGYSPFEAGLRTIPWTLAPMFVVPVASQFVDRIGGGVLQAAGCALQGIGLGWIALVITPDVGYGAMVPALALAGIGMGLVFAGNPATVISAVPENEQNKASGANNTSREFGGALGVAALTTVFSRQFADNTTGDPASAFTDGLEAALWVGVIVVMLGAVSGLLIRRSSELAGDKASQDAAAAEDSSVAVTVA; this comes from the coding sequence ATGACCGCAGCCAAACGCAACGGCGTTCTCTGGGCGCTGATCGCCACGTCGCTGCCCATGTTCATGGTCTCGCTGGACAACCTCGTCGTCACCAACGCGCTGGCGGAGATCGGCAAGGACTTCGAGGTCAAGCAGTCCGAACTGCAGTGGGTGATGAACGGCTACGTGCTGGCCTTCGCCGGACTGCTGCTGGCCGGTGCGGCGCTGGGTGACCGGTTCGGCCGTCGTCGGGTGTTCCTCGGCGGCATCGCCCTGTTCACCGTGTCGTCCGTGGCCTGTGCGATGGCCGGTTCGGTCGTCACGCTGGTCATCGCCCGGGTGTTCCAGGGCGCGGGCGCGGCGGCCATCCTTCCGGTCTCGCTCACGCTGGCCGTCGGCGCCGTCTCCCGGGCGCAGCGGAACCTGGCGGTCGGGGTCTGGGGCGGGGTCAACGGCCTCGGTATCGCGGCCGGTCCGCTCGCGGGCGGTCTGGTCACCGAGAAGATCTCGTGGAGCTGGATCTTCTGGATCAACGTGCCCGTCGGTCTCATCGCCCTGCCGCTGGCCCTCTGGGCGGTCAAGGAGAGCCGGGGCAAGGAGCGCAGCCTCAACGTCCCGAGCATGGTCCTGGTGACCGGCTCCGTCGTGTCGGCCGTCTGGGGCATCGTCTCGGCCGCCGACCACGGCTGGACCAGCACCAGCACGATCATCGGGCTGTCCCTCACGGTGGTCCTCGCGGTGGCGTTCATCGTGTCGGAGCGGTCCAGCAGCCAGCCGCTGATTCCCTCGCACCTGTACCGCGCGCGGGCGTTCGTACTGAGCAACGTGGTGTCGATCACGATGTACTTCGGTGTCTTCGGGTCGATCTTCTACCTCACCCAGTTCCTCCAGGGCCCGATGGGCTACAGCCCCTTCGAGGCGGGTCTGCGCACCATCCCGTGGACCCTGGCGCCGATGTTCGTGGTGCCCGTCGCCAGCCAGTTCGTGGACCGGATCGGCGGCGGTGTGCTGCAGGCCGCGGGCTGCGCCCTCCAGGGCATCGGCCTCGGCTGGATCGCCCTGGTCATCACGCCGGACGTCGGTTACGGCGCCATGGTGCCCGCGCTGGCCCTGGCCGGCATCGGTATGGGGCTGGTCTTCGCGGGCAACCCCGCCACGGTGATCTCGGCGGTGCCGGAGAACGAGCAGAACAAGGCGTCCGGTGCCAACAACACCAGCCGTGAGTTCGGCGGCGCGCTCGGTGTGGCCGCGCTCACCACCGTGTTCAGCCGCCAGTTCGCCGACAACACCACGGGCGACCCGGCCTCGGCGTTCACCGACGGTCTGGAGGCCGCGCTGTGGGTCGGCGTGATCGTGGTGATGCTCGGCGCGGTGAGCGGCCTGCTCATCCGGCGGAGCTCGGAGCTGGCCGGCGACAAGGCGTCGCAGGACGCCGCGGCCGCCGAGGACAGCTCGGTGGCGGTCACGGTCGCCTGA
- a CDS encoding AfsA-related hotdog domain-containing protein, translating to MTTQVLEDAVPTVLPALAYGRTIERSLAHRSAISEVFVTDVQNVRPMAVTAGIHLPLTHLYYSDHRPRPKLHDSLLLLEAGRQASIAGGHTNAGVPAGTVAIVHAFQFSLRNLSALRIGGEPGPPRIDTDFFGKTARHSGRFRKGRLEQRIFMGDVHVGDHSMDVLFLKGDENEILRHAQRGTPAPLSTEFTEWPGVVRRVAPELVGRDNPLNVVLTEPEFTEGSVTAQVVPRFDNPALFDHSYDHLPAMALVEAARQLALLTAGAASGSTSGSGAASGSGSGSGDLFAVGYEGGFQRFAELDVPLTATAERTPASDGRHTVRVGFRQDDQEIAELTVTVVDVSHLNGF from the coding sequence ATGACCACCCAGGTGCTGGAAGACGCCGTGCCGACCGTGCTGCCCGCCCTCGCGTACGGGCGCACCATCGAGCGCTCCCTCGCGCACCGGTCCGCGATATCCGAGGTCTTCGTCACGGACGTCCAGAACGTACGTCCGATGGCGGTGACCGCGGGCATCCACCTGCCGCTGACCCACCTCTACTACAGCGACCACCGGCCGAGGCCGAAGCTGCACGACTCCCTGCTGCTGCTGGAGGCCGGGCGGCAGGCCTCGATCGCGGGTGGCCACACCAACGCCGGGGTGCCGGCCGGAACCGTCGCCATCGTGCACGCCTTCCAGTTCTCGCTGCGGAATCTGTCCGCGCTGCGGATCGGCGGCGAACCGGGGCCGCCCCGGATCGACACCGACTTCTTCGGCAAGACCGCCCGGCACAGCGGCCGGTTCCGCAAGGGCCGGCTGGAGCAGCGGATCTTCATGGGTGACGTGCACGTGGGCGACCACTCCATGGACGTGCTCTTCCTCAAGGGGGACGAGAACGAGATCCTGCGCCACGCCCAGCGCGGCACGCCCGCGCCGCTCAGTACGGAGTTCACCGAGTGGCCCGGCGTCGTCCGGCGGGTGGCCCCGGAGCTGGTGGGCCGCGACAACCCGCTCAACGTGGTGCTGACGGAGCCGGAGTTCACCGAGGGGTCCGTGACGGCCCAGGTCGTACCGCGCTTCGACAACCCGGCGCTGTTCGACCACTCCTACGACCATCTGCCGGCCATGGCCCTGGTCGAGGCGGCCCGCCAGCTGGCGCTGCTGACGGCGGGCGCCGCGTCGGGCTCCACGTCCGGCTCCGGCGCCGCGTCCGGCTCGGGCTCCGGCTCCGGGGACCTCTTCGCCGTCGGTTACGAGGGCGGGTTCCAGCGGTTCGCGGAACTGGACGTGCCCCTGACCGCGACCGCCGAGCGGACCCCCGCGAGCGACGGCCGGCACACGGTGCGGGTCGGCTTCCGCCAGGACGACCAGGAGATCGCGGAACTCACCGTCACCGTCGTCGACGTCTCCCACCTCAACGGATTCTGA
- a CDS encoding HAD family phosphatase, translated as MSDTTSPPLAVWSDFGGVLTPPLGHTMKTFCTSMGLDQVVLGRALATVTARYGTTDIMLPIDTPLVTEEEWLQEIGDVLEAEHGVHLRLTTMADAWFDGRETNHAWLAQLRKMRERGAFVGMLSNMVPAWDPYWRRMIEPDGLWDDVLLSFEVGHRKPSPGMFELAARRAGVPPERCVLVDDLPQNCAGAEALGWQAVLFTDAESAGDQLASLWDETRRKSV; from the coding sequence ATGTCTGACACCACATCGCCCCCACTGGCCGTCTGGTCGGACTTCGGCGGGGTCCTCACCCCTCCGCTCGGCCACACCATGAAGACGTTCTGCACCTCGATGGGCCTGGACCAGGTGGTCCTGGGCCGGGCGCTGGCCACGGTCACCGCCCGGTACGGCACCACCGACATCATGCTGCCGATCGACACCCCGCTGGTGACCGAGGAGGAGTGGCTCCAGGAGATCGGTGACGTGCTGGAGGCCGAGCACGGCGTCCACCTCCGGCTCACCACGATGGCGGACGCCTGGTTCGACGGGCGGGAGACCAACCACGCCTGGCTGGCCCAGCTGCGCAAGATGCGGGAGCGGGGCGCGTTCGTCGGGATGCTCTCCAACATGGTGCCGGCCTGGGACCCGTACTGGCGCCGCATGATCGAGCCCGACGGGCTCTGGGACGACGTGCTCCTCTCCTTCGAGGTGGGCCACCGCAAGCCGTCCCCCGGCATGTTCGAACTCGCCGCGCGGCGGGCGGGCGTACCCCCGGAGCGCTGTGTGCTCGTGGACGACCTCCCGCAGAACTGTGCCGGTGCAGAGGCGCTCGGCTGGCAGGCGGTGCTCTTCACCGACGCCGAGAGCGCCGGCGACCAGCTCGCGTCCCTGTGGGACGAGACCAGGAGGAAGTCCGTATGA
- the fabG gene encoding 3-oxoacyl-ACP reductase FabG, with amino-acid sequence MSRSVLVTGGNRGIGLATARALAAEGHKVAITYRNGEPPPGFFAVRCDVTDPAQIKAAVEAVSIQQGDIEILVSNAGITRDQLLIGMPEDDFRAVMETNFQGAVSVTRAVVPAMIKARWGRLIYMSSINSMSGAPGQTNYASSKAALIGFARSLAIELGRRNITVNVVAPGMIETDMVENVTDARRKAALARTALARTGTPEEVAAAARFLAGEDASYVTAGVIPVTGGLGAGH; translated from the coding sequence ATGAGCCGCTCCGTACTCGTCACCGGCGGAAACCGGGGCATCGGCCTCGCCACCGCGCGGGCCCTGGCGGCCGAGGGCCACAAGGTCGCCATCACCTACCGCAACGGTGAGCCCCCGCCCGGCTTCTTCGCCGTACGGTGCGACGTGACCGACCCGGCCCAGATCAAGGCCGCGGTCGAGGCGGTGTCGATCCAGCAGGGTGACATCGAGATCCTGGTCTCCAACGCGGGCATCACCCGGGACCAGTTGCTGATCGGCATGCCGGAGGACGACTTCCGCGCCGTGATGGAGACCAACTTCCAGGGGGCCGTCAGCGTCACCCGGGCGGTGGTCCCGGCGATGATCAAGGCCCGCTGGGGCCGGCTGATCTACATGTCGTCCATCAACAGCATGTCCGGCGCCCCGGGCCAGACCAACTACGCCTCGTCCAAAGCGGCGTTGATCGGTTTCGCCAGGTCGCTCGCGATCGAGCTGGGCCGGCGCAACATCACCGTCAACGTGGTGGCTCCCGGAATGATCGAGACCGACATGGTCGAGAACGTCACCGACGCGCGCCGGAAGGCCGCGCTCGCCAGGACGGCGCTGGCCCGTACCGGTACCCCCGAGGAAGTCGCCGCCGCCGCGCGCTTCCTCGCCGGCGAGGACGCCTCGTACGTGACCGCCGGAGTCATCCCGGTCACCGGCGGCCTGGGCGCCGGCCACTGA
- a CDS encoding ester cyclase, with protein MSKEALDLSINMGLIFNDLNEEAALKYVADSFVDYEAQPGVPGGPYGYLGTARWVHSAFAGAKWEELDSFTEGDRAVLRLRFTGKHTGDFLGFAPSGADVDVEQTHIYRIEDGKVVEHWGFRQDLLLLTQIGAITLKPPTPAAV; from the coding sequence ATGAGCAAGGAAGCACTCGACCTCTCCATCAACATGGGCCTGATCTTCAACGACCTGAACGAGGAGGCCGCCCTCAAGTACGTCGCCGACTCCTTCGTCGACTACGAGGCGCAGCCCGGCGTCCCGGGCGGCCCGTACGGCTACCTCGGTACCGCCCGCTGGGTCCACAGCGCCTTCGCCGGCGCCAAGTGGGAGGAGCTGGACAGCTTCACCGAGGGCGACCGCGCGGTCCTGCGGCTGCGCTTCACCGGCAAGCACACCGGTGACTTCCTCGGCTTCGCGCCGTCCGGCGCCGACGTGGACGTCGAGCAGACCCACATCTACCGGATCGAGGACGGCAAGGTCGTCGAGCACTGGGGCTTCCGCCAGGACCTCCTGCTGCTGACCCAGATAGGCGCGATCACCCTCAAGCCGCCGACCCCGGCCGCCGTCTGA
- a CDS encoding acyl carrier protein: MTVQTVELDAELRIRVIDIVNEELELDDDELTDDGHFIEDYDSDSLTLITVVSRIEKELGFVLPKEDLESLTTLRALLLAVEGCARNA, from the coding sequence ATGACCGTGCAGACCGTGGAACTGGATGCCGAGCTGCGGATCCGTGTCATCGACATCGTCAACGAGGAACTGGAGCTGGACGACGACGAGCTCACCGATGACGGCCACTTCATCGAGGACTACGACAGTGACTCGCTCACGTTGATAACCGTCGTCTCCCGCATAGAGAAGGAGCTCGGCTTCGTCCTTCCCAAGGAGGACCTGGAGTCGCTCACCACGCTCAGGGCGCTGCTGCTCGCCGTCGAGGGATGCGCGCGGAATGCCTGA
- a CDS encoding beta-ketoacyl synthase: MPESTLRRVVITGLGAVSPVGIGVELFADSLRAGRVGIGPARSFDATPFPSRKAAEVEDFDPAALLNHLDPERWGRSALLAAAASRLAVEDSGIDPDQLSAARSGSIMGTTSGESAVAQSLGGQWVTQGLKGLEPRLVGQLPAGQIAGAVNAELGLSGDAQTIPTACSASNYALGYAFDMVRLGEADFMLAGGADSVNRLTHAGFYALGAMAKDLPQPFDANRSGIITGEGGAALLLEPLDHALERGARIYAEVLGYAANCDASHMVHPDATSIADCIRAAHLNAGVVPEQIDYICAHGTGTPTNDATEVRAVRQVFGDRLPPISSIKSMLGHTMGAASGFGAIACCAALEQGFLPPTANLVETDPELGPGVDCVPDVGRDARVEIVQNHGFAFGGNNVITILGRYL, encoded by the coding sequence ATGCCTGAGTCGACCTTGCGCCGAGTCGTCATCACGGGACTCGGAGCGGTCAGCCCGGTGGGAATCGGCGTCGAGCTCTTCGCCGATTCCCTCCGGGCGGGCCGGGTCGGCATCGGGCCGGCCCGCAGCTTCGACGCCACCCCGTTCCCCAGCCGAAAGGCCGCAGAGGTCGAGGACTTCGACCCGGCCGCCCTCCTGAACCACCTCGACCCCGAGCGATGGGGCCGCAGCGCCCTCCTCGCGGCCGCCGCCTCCCGGCTGGCGGTCGAGGACTCCGGCATCGACCCCGACCAGCTCTCCGCCGCCCGGTCCGGCTCGATCATGGGCACCACCAGCGGCGAGTCCGCGGTCGCCCAGAGCCTGGGCGGCCAGTGGGTCACCCAGGGCCTCAAGGGCCTGGAGCCCCGGCTGGTCGGCCAGTTGCCGGCCGGTCAGATCGCCGGCGCCGTCAACGCCGAACTCGGCCTGAGCGGCGACGCCCAGACCATCCCGACCGCCTGCTCGGCCAGCAACTACGCGCTGGGGTACGCCTTCGACATGGTGCGCCTGGGCGAGGCCGACTTCATGCTGGCCGGCGGCGCCGACTCGGTGAACCGGCTGACCCATGCCGGGTTCTACGCGCTGGGGGCCATGGCGAAGGACCTGCCGCAGCCGTTCGACGCCAACCGCTCGGGCATCATCACCGGCGAGGGCGGGGCGGCGCTGCTGCTCGAACCGCTCGACCACGCGCTGGAGCGCGGCGCCCGCATCTACGCCGAGGTGCTCGGGTACGCCGCCAACTGCGACGCGTCCCACATGGTGCACCCGGACGCCACCAGCATCGCGGACTGCATCCGGGCCGCACACCTCAACGCCGGTGTCGTACCGGAGCAGATCGACTACATCTGCGCCCACGGCACCGGCACTCCGACCAACGACGCGACCGAGGTCCGGGCGGTCCGCCAGGTCTTCGGGGACCGGCTGCCGCCGATCAGCTCGATCAAGTCGATGCTCGGCCACACCATGGGCGCGGCCAGCGGCTTCGGCGCGATCGCCTGCTGCGCCGCCCTGGAGCAGGGGTTCCTGCCGCCCACCGCCAACCTGGTCGAGACCGACCCGGAGCTGGGGCCCGGCGTGGACTGCGTGCCGGATGTGGGCCGGGACGCCCGGGTGGAGATCGTCCAGAACCACGGTTTCGCCTTCGGCGGGAACAACGTCATCACCATTCTCGGGAGGTACCTGTGA